Below is a genomic region from Castanea sativa cultivar Marrone di Chiusa Pesio chromosome 2, ASM4071231v1.
ACTACATAAAAAttgctagaaaaaaaaaaaattttaaaccattttttttttaacaatgatATGTAACAAAAGTTAATGGAGTCAACCTTAAGTGAGTAAACTCAATaaagtaacattttttaaatcacGGATAAATAACATGAAATTGAGTCTATCCATAGTGTGtgtaaacaaaataattgaacCGGAGGTCTCTCTTGGTTTACTATCCTATGTAATAACTAGACTTGTTATATGtgtgtagagagggaaaattcccaacctatcacaagctgacacctcatactaccaaagtccacaaaatacaaccaattacaaagcgccacgtactgctgctaggttttgccatcgctattcagaaaccaatagaaatttgccaagtgtcattgaaataaaggcatgaaactgcatcagcaggtgtaagcaatgacacaagcagctccgcacatgtaagcgatgacacaggcagcctcgcacgtgtaagcagtgacacaagcactcagcacgtgtaagcgatgacataagcggaccaatcaagctgtgacaagtgtcaccaatcaaactccgccacgtgtcgctcacctacccctaaactcctataaatagaagccttccgaagacatttaggaggacacagaacagagagaaggaagaagatagcttgagttcagaaacccagaagctctgccaggatcaaacctcaaagcctccaagaaattcaagaacttcaacctcgaatacaaacaacattcgaagcaaaatcatccaaactactcgtccagatcccaaagttcactggaatcaagctcaaaagcctccagaaacctcaacaaaccataaatcaacggagctctacggaatcaagcctctaaagcaccgaagaacttccaccacaaacttcaaacacgaagaacacacgaagaacacgaagaacaaagaatttctaacaagcttatagccagagattcattgtaattccgtttcaaagatcttcgatccattcctcagccaaattgaagaatatcttatgttcaaatcaaaattacattaccacaattccaatcaataaatctttcaaggagatcaaaTCAGAGAATCACTcctttgtaattacagagaattgtaccacacatttatcaatacaaattcgtatttgtgaaactattttacttgtttgatttatttcgaactaaggaatttagtcgtctacaatgTGATTTACGCGTGCAATAatactcttatttatttattttttgtttagtgttataatatttaaaaagtgatatataaataattgtGATATATCCTATGTAAAAGTGAAAGAGGTCTCTCTTGGTTTACTATCCTAtgtaaaagtgatatataaataattgtgtatttttttaaatgaaagaggtaaaataatgtagaataatatttaaaaatgagatatagATAGTATCCTAATGGAGAAGGTAAaggtaaaaatgtaaaatttagggatattaaattattcttttaactaatttgtattttttaatttaaaattatttaactaaaagatgGATATATTTTGGAGAGTTTAAGTATTTGTATgagaatattttaataagaaaaatgttgagaaccaataaaaaaatactgttattaatagtatagataataaataataataataataataataataataataatgacaggaattgaaaaaataaagtagaaaattcaaaattgtatttaaaaaaacaaaaaccggAGTGACAGATCCGTTAAAATTCCTCTGCAACCAGACGCGGGGGTTTTTTCTTCCTTCCCATTTCTACTGGCGGAGTTCAAAAATTCGCTGAAGTCACAGAAGATTTTGCCTCCTCGGAAGAATAGGTGAGTTCCTTCTCTCACTCTTTgaattcaattttcaaaacccaTGTTTTATCATTTCTACAAAACCATTGTAAATGGTGGGAAACACATTAGTAGATCTCCACCACCAATAAATAAACTGGGTTTTCTTCAAAACccatctttatctttatctttatctttgaAACACTACAGCTCGACCACTACAAAAAATCAACAACCATTTTCAGTCTCATACCTTATAAACACACTTGGGTTCTCACAAGAAGCTGCTGTATCAGCTTCCAGATATGTTCATTTCGAAACCCCAGAGAAAGCAGAATCTGTGGTTAGTTTTTTCAAGAACCATGGATTCTCTCAAACCCAGATCTCGAAACTCGTTAGAAGATTCCCATCAGTGCTATCATCTGATCCTGACAAAACCCTTTTGCCCAAAATTGAATTCTTTTCCTCTAAAGGCATTCCTAGCCCTGACCTCGCAAAAATATTCTCTGGgcacccttttctttttcaatcgAGCTTAGAGAAACAAATTATCCCTTCctttgatttttataaaaacttgcTTCAATCTGAGGCTAAGACCCTTGAAGCTATAAAACGATTTCCGGGTATTCTTCAACGAAATATTGAAACTTGTGTGGCAcccaatattaatatatttcgAGAGAATGGAGTGTCTGAGTCGAATATTATTACTCTACTTCAATGCCAGCCTAATGCATTTACCATCAACCCGGTTCGGTTTAGAGAGATTGTGGAGGAAGTAAAGGAAAGGGGATTCAATCCTTCAAGGCTGAAGTTTGCTCTGGCAGTATTTACATTGCGGGCTATGAGCAAATCAACATGGGAAAGGAAGGTCGATGTTTATAAGAAATGGGGTTGGTCTGAAGATGAGATTTCTTTGGCATTTAGAAGGCACCAGTGGTGTATGATGGCGTCTGAGGATAAGATTATGAGGGTAATGGATTTTTATGTCAACAATATGGGTATGGAGTCGTCCCTCCTTATCAAAAACCCTGAACTTGTTAATTTCAGCTTGGAAAAGCGATTGATTCCTAGGGGTTTGGTTTTTCAAGTTTTGCTATCAAAAGGTTTGGTGAAGAAGGATTTCAAAATGCACACATTGTTTAAGTGTCCTGAAAAGACATTTCTGCAGAAGTTTGTTATGCCTCATAAGGAGGAAGCTTCTGAGCTGTCAAAGTTATACAAGGAAAAATTGGCGTCTTCGAAATGAGAAGAGAATGGCCTTGTTGGATTACATGCTTAGTTGCTCTCCAAGATTACAATTAATCCATAActacttttttgtttgtttttgttaatttaaatttcttatgtgaattctcttttatttgttgaCCATTGAAGCATGAGTTTCAGAACGTGATGCATAGTGATCTGCTATGCTATTGCAATATATTCATGCCTTATTCATAGGCATTACTCTTCATCTAATTCAATTTCTGAACTTTTGTAactaaaatatgattttatctGTGGAACTTTTGTCactgaaattttgatttctATCATCTTGTTGCCATAAGGAATGCATTTAATTGTGAGACTGATATTGTTGGTTCAATTTGGTTATATTGAGTATATGTTGAAACTATGGTGAGCTAGTGAAGTCTCAATGTCTCTTATATTGTGTGCATTTGGATATACCTATACCTAGCAGCACTCTGTTTAACATGCTTGTGAGCAAATTCTCTCAGGATTTGCAGAATTTTTATGGTGTTTTAATTTGCAGAGCTCTCACATGGTGCCTATCTTGAATGCATCACTTGTTCAGATGGCTACAAGAAAGAGCAGCACAAAGCGCACGGATTTCTTTTGTTAtagggaagaaaaaaattgcaaaaataataTCTTAGATTCTTAATGGTTTGAGTCAAAACCATGTCAGCCAAGTGGACAAATCTCACAATTAGCTTTCCTGGGGGTGAAAGTAAGTTGGGAGAGGGTTTTGAATTTCTGTTTGCATGTCATTAAATCTGTTGTGAGGCCTATTTGGGCCATGTTGTGCTATCACAACTAGCTTTGACTTTCAATTGGACAGTTGTTAGTTACACTTCTTACTAGGATTTCTGCAGTTAGGCTAGTTGACATTTGGTACTTTGTTTATTTGAACTTCATCTTTTACATACAGTTAAATCTTTTATATTcagttaaattttattactcAGTGAAAAATTCTGCAGCGAAATTGAGATCCTCTTTGCAACAAAACTGTGTCTTTTACTTGAAATGGTGCATAATGCAACTCAAACATGCCAACCTGCCttgatcaacaaaaacaacaatagagctttaatcccaaaatttttgggGCTGATTATGGATTTTTGACAAATTAGTTAGGTTTAGCCACGTGTTCTTTTTCTCTGTTCTGTTGTATCTAAAGTCGTACTCTTCGTTGTTTCCCTAATTTACATgccattcttttttattacctgtactcattttatttttggcatttCTTTACCTTTtcgtattttttatatttttctctctcaacttggaccaaattaatttttcttactcGTTCATTAATTACTCCTATTTGAACATGATCAAACCATCTTAAGCGACTTTCCCTTGTTTTCATCAATAGGGGCAACCCCTATCTTTAAGCGGATTTTCTTGTTTCGGATCCATCTTTTTCGTGAAGTTTCGTTTATTcatcttttcattttcattttagctACACTCATTTTATAAATATGCTGCCTTTGAATAGCTCAACATTTGGTAGCATActcaatttataaatatttgtatAACATTTGCATACAAATCTCCATTTCACGTGAGAGTGGGTTCCACACTTATGATGTATACCTTTATATGAAAAGGATATTGCATATGATTGTTACGCATAATAATAAATTGGACTTTGTTGGGGGTGGGTAGAAGGCTAGGTCAAGacaatgaaaaaagaagaaaaagatgatgatgttggtttttaaaataattggttatgttttaaaaaataaataaataaagttataGTGTTTTGGTAGATGTATCAATAGTCTACTTGATAAAACCATgagatgaaattgaaaaaatcaactTGTAAAATTTAGAGGGTGtcatttatagtttttattttattttaatatatatacttgttttttttttgtgttttttaaaattaatccaATCTCTCTGTCTCATACACTCAAATCCATCAAATCCcaacccctaaaaaaaaacaatcggCCACCCATTCAAGAAACCCCATCAAAAACTCTTTGCACCTCTTAATTATACTCAAAATAAGCTGATTaatattttgctaaaagtaatatagcaaaaaaggaaaaaagaaaaaaaaaactaaaagctagCTTATAATTCAATCCCAAACAGACACTGATGTCACTCATGGTTATAagctatattatatatatatatatattacaagtaaataactttttttttttttaagtttcaccaatcacaaaaattcttTAGGCCCCGCATGctttatttcaataatatatattagtctctcaagtctcaacatgTGCCCTTTCagaatttcttattttttaaaatagaaaatatttcttaattttatggaatttgaattttttttttttacctttatatTATACaacattttatattgagaatgttgttttcttttttatgtgattttatgtgggaacaaatttttttgagtaattaaaattttttctgtTTATGCTTGTCTTTAATTTGGCCTAGTTGTTTTGCTAAATCATTGTCAATCAAAACtttctaatagttgaataagaaatttgttgttcaatccctgcctacacaaaaatttgattaatatcttgatttgatgaGAAAGAATAATCACCGAGTGCGGATgcaatagtttgtaaaactctctcaaaataataatagcaatgttttgaaaaaattaaaagaatagaaacctgttataaataaatataaaaaaataaagaaaagaaaaaggaagaaagagaaagccGAGTGATAAATGATAAATCCATTAAACCCCTCTGTAACCAGACGCgagggtttttgttttcttccttcCCAAATCCACCGGTGCCTGGTGGAGTCCAAAAATTCGCTGAAGTACAAGATTTTACCTCCGAAGAATAGGTTAGGttcctctctcactcactcctTGAATTTTCAATCTTCTAAACCcatgttttattatttctgCAAAACCATTCCAAATGGTAAACTCACCGTCAGAGCTCTACCACCAATTCACAGACTGGGTTTTGAACAAAACTCATCTTTATCTTTGAAATACATTTCAAGCACTACATCAAGCGAACAACCATTTGCTGTCTCATACCTCATAAAAACACTTGGGTTCTCACCAGAAGCTGCTCTATCAGCTTCCAAATATGTTCATTTCGAAACCCCAGAAAAAGCTGATATTGTGGTTAGTTTTTTTAAGAACCATGGGTTCTCTCAAACCCAGATCACAAACCTCGTTAGAAGACTCCCATCAGTGCTTGTATCTGATCCTGACAAAACCCTTTtgcccaaaattgatttcttttcctCTAAAGGCATTCCAAGCCCTGACCTTGCAAAACTGTTTTCTGGGTATCCTGCTCTTTTAAAAACAAGCTTAGAGAAACAGATTATCCCTTCTTTCgatttccttaaaaaattgcTTCAGTCTGAGGCTAAGACCATTGAATCAATAAAACGATTTATGGGTGTGCTAAAATGTAATGTTGAAACTCTTGTGGCACCAAATATTAATACATTGAGAGAGAATGGAGTGCCTGAGTCGAATATTGTCACTCTACTTCAAAACCAGCCTAGAGCATTCGTGGTCAATCCAGTTCGGTTTAGAGAGACTGTGGAGGAAGTAAAAGAAATGGGATTCAATCCTTCCAGGTGGAAGTTTGCTCTGGCAGTATTTGCATTGCGGGCTATGAGCAAATCAACATGGGAAAGAAAGGTTGATGTTTATAAGAAATGGGGTTTGTCTGAGAAGgatatttttttggcatttggAAGGCATCCGTGGTGTATGATGGCGTCTGAGGATAAGATTATGCAGGTAATGGATTTTCTTTTCAACAAGATGGGTATGGATTCTTCCCTCTTTGTCAAACGCCCAGGACTTGTTTCTTTGAGCTTGGAAAAGCGGTTGATTCCTAGGGGTTTTGTTTTTCAAGGTTTGTTATCAAAAGGTTTGGTGAAGAAGGACTTCAATATGTATCTGTTGTTTGAGTGTCCTGAAAGGACATTTGTGCAGAAGTATATTATGCCTCATAAGGAGGAAGCTTCTGAGCTGTTGAAGCTATACAAGGAAAAAATGGATTCTGCAAAATGAGAAGAGACTAACCTTGTTGGATTACTTACTTTAGTTGAGCTCCAAGATTGCAATtaatccattttctttttacttgtaATATGAATTCTCTTTTATTTGTCTGACCATTGAAGCTTGAGTTCGAGAACGAGATGCATAATCATCTGCTATGCTATTGTGATCTGTTATTGCTTTATTCATGGGAATAACACTGCAACTAATTCTATTGCTGAACTTTTGTAactaaaaatatgaattatCTGTGGAGCTTTTGTCagtgaatttttatttctttcattttttcccCCATAAAAAGGCATCTATCTCCTTGAACATGATCTTTTTATGCAATCGTATTACTTGATGGTGTTGTAATGTTGGTGCATGCAACTGCAAGACAGATTTTGCTTGTTCAATTTAGTTATACTGAGTTTGTAATAAAACTATGGTGAAGTCTCAAGTCTTGTATATTGTGTGCATTCCAAATTACCTAGCTGCATTCTGCTTTAAATGTTTATGAGCAAAGTCTCTCAGGATTTACAGAGTTGTTacattgttttgatttttagaGCACTTACGGGGTGCCTATCTGTAATGCACTGCCTTTTCAGATGGCTACAAGAAAGAGCAGCACCAAGTGCACGGATTTCTTTTGTTATacagaagattttttttttttttttttttgcaacagtACCTGCTTTGTAAACTGTTTATCTTAAGGCCTAGAGTTAAAACCATCTCAACCAAGTGGACAAATCCAGCAACCAGCTTTCTTGGGGTGAAAGTAAGTTGGGAGAGGgttttaaattcatatttgcaAATTACTCAATCTTTCAAGAGGTCTAGCTG
It encodes:
- the LOC142623787 gene encoding uncharacterized protein LOC142623787 translates to MFYHFYKTIVNGGKHISRSPPPINKLGFLQNPSLSLSLSLKHYSSTTTKNQQPFSVSYLINTLGFSQEAAVSASRYVHFETPEKAESVVSFFKNHGFSQTQISKLVRRFPSVLSSDPDKTLLPKIEFFSSKGIPSPDLAKIFSGHPFLFQSSLEKQIIPSFDFYKNLLQSEAKTLEAIKRFPGILQRNIETCVAPNINIFRENGVSESNIITLLQCQPNAFTINPVRFREIVEEVKERGFNPSRLKFALAVFTLRAMSKSTWERKVDVYKKWGWSEDEISLAFRRHQWCMMASEDKIMRVMDFYVNNMGMESSLLIKNPELVNFSLEKRLIPRGLVFQVLLSKGLVKKDFKMHTLFKCPEKTFLQKFVMPHKEEASELSKLYKEKLASSK
- the LOC142624004 gene encoding uncharacterized protein LOC142624004; this translates as MINPLNPSVTRREGFCFLPSQIHRCLVESKNSLKYKILPPKNRLGSSLTHSLNFQSSKPMFYYFCKTIPNGKLTVRALPPIHRLGFEQNSSLSLKYISSTTSSEQPFAVSYLIKTLGFSPEAALSASKYVHFETPEKADIVVSFFKNHGFSQTQITNLVRRLPSVLVSDPDKTLLPKIDFFSSKGIPSPDLAKLFSGYPALLKTSLEKQIIPSFDFLKKLLQSEAKTIESIKRFMGVLKCNVETLVAPNINTLRENGVPESNIVTLLQNQPRAFVVNPVRFRETVEEVKEMGFNPSRWKFALAVFALRAMSKSTWERKVDVYKKWGLSEKDIFLAFGRHPWCMMASEDKIMQVMDFLFNKMGMDSSLFVKRPGLVSLSLEKRLIPRGFVFQGLLSKGLVKKDFNMYLLFECPERTFVQKYIMPHKEEASELLKLYKEKMDSAK